One stretch of Lottiidibacillus patelloidae DNA includes these proteins:
- a CDS encoding lipase family alpha/beta hydrolase: MLKKLVNVLLLFVLVFAVVAPTASGQGITKEDRFNLIQAKAKAPLTTTPPMNYKQKIVKKSIDDNELNGNINVQNAQADVLILEHIKPWSEDSTSIALTDLGISHETKRMDEVGAINLSQYKLIIIANDQDQLFYNTYGQNKVLFDNYVSTGGTLLFGIADQGWNFGTLQATLPGNVETFMLYEGNNTIADNNHPIVTGELSDGIPLISSDLSALYASHRSIVENTLPAGSNVILRAASDNSPTLVEYSLGKGTVIASGLTWEIFYNKNWGYEFSNKAYDDLLLYAYGGGAPASEIVFFLPGLLGSELYTVDEHIGTTPGLEHPLMNHRVWAPTPNDGYFAKHMVDHLAMNADGSEIDKLIAGDPLLAYYGQMMQQIQAQGYVVVPFGYDWRLDNAVNAEKLSAMIETIRNQYGIDKVNIVAHSMGGLIAAKYLSNGNADKVNKMVTIGTPYLGSPKTAYVFGTGRILGGLAGEVISENIAGVINNMPSAYQNLPSPQWFDLLGESYLNVEWDHNWFTENTYKNLETYSATKNLLNEWLNGSMVNNAETFHNSLDLLNNVVAQDNTYFIIGNNKPTIGKVSVEMDETNVGWELDNIKDIDLVSGDGTVPLFSATIGNNTPADRTYYVAEEHDGLTNNQDVIMQVLNILKGDSNDLAGNIDRLPQETKMIKLKVESPVELHVLDAFGKHMGPNGYYVEEKIKNGSYYLLGENNHKKVAFLNNGTYQVVLKGTGTGTMDFTMQVVDENDAVQKTIRFNDVNITPTTIIKAQIVNETIVMLLADWNGDDVVDETIYPSLLLNQVQSDDETAPELDVIVDGTKGNNDWYVSDVTVDMVATDAETGVSKIEYIINEGGLTNLFNQKLSFNHDGIYEILGKAWDNNQNFNEKYIELKIDKTKPTIALSTMNRVYAYGEELSIEYVTNDNLSGVATVTAELDGKLFASGETIKLNKQGFIKLKITTVDNAGNINFVSRHILVTDKPYLFRR, translated from the coding sequence ATGTTGAAGAAGTTAGTAAATGTATTGTTATTGTTTGTGCTTGTCTTTGCTGTCGTCGCACCAACAGCCTCAGGACAAGGTATCACAAAAGAAGATCGATTTAACCTCATCCAAGCGAAAGCTAAAGCTCCACTCACAACAACTCCACCAATGAACTACAAACAAAAAATTGTTAAAAAATCCATCGACGACAATGAACTTAATGGAAACATCAATGTACAAAATGCACAGGCAGACGTCTTAATATTAGAACATATAAAACCTTGGTCTGAAGATTCTACATCAATAGCCCTAACGGATTTAGGAATTTCGCATGAAACAAAACGCATGGACGAAGTAGGCGCAATTAATCTTAGTCAATATAAGTTAATCATTATCGCTAATGACCAAGACCAACTATTCTATAATACCTATGGACAAAATAAAGTTCTGTTTGACAATTACGTTAGTACTGGTGGAACGTTACTATTCGGAATTGCTGACCAGGGATGGAATTTCGGAACATTACAAGCAACATTACCAGGTAATGTAGAAACTTTCATGTTATATGAAGGTAACAACACCATCGCAGATAATAATCATCCAATTGTAACAGGGGAGCTAAGCGATGGAATTCCCTTGATCAGCAGCGACCTTTCCGCCTTATATGCAAGTCATAGATCTATAGTAGAAAATACATTACCTGCAGGAAGCAATGTAATACTACGAGCTGCAAGCGATAATTCGCCTACATTGGTTGAGTATTCACTTGGAAAGGGTACTGTAATAGCATCAGGGTTAACTTGGGAAATTTTTTACAACAAAAACTGGGGATATGAATTTTCAAATAAAGCTTATGATGACCTTTTATTATATGCTTATGGTGGAGGTGCACCTGCGAGTGAGATTGTTTTCTTTCTTCCTGGCCTTTTAGGCTCAGAATTGTATACGGTTGATGAACATATCGGTACTACACCAGGACTCGAACATCCATTAATGAATCATCGTGTATGGGCTCCAACACCCAATGATGGCTATTTTGCAAAACATATGGTCGACCATTTAGCGATGAACGCAGATGGTAGTGAAATTGATAAACTAATAGCTGGCGATCCTTTGCTTGCGTATTATGGTCAAATGATGCAGCAAATTCAAGCTCAAGGTTATGTTGTTGTACCTTTTGGCTATGACTGGCGCCTTGATAATGCAGTTAATGCTGAAAAGTTATCAGCTATGATTGAAACTATCCGTAATCAATACGGGATAGATAAAGTAAATATCGTTGCTCACAGTATGGGTGGCCTAATTGCTGCGAAATACTTGAGCAATGGAAATGCTGATAAAGTAAATAAAATGGTAACAATAGGAACTCCTTATTTAGGTTCACCTAAGACAGCATATGTATTTGGAACTGGACGAATTTTAGGAGGACTTGCTGGAGAAGTTATCTCTGAAAACATTGCTGGAGTTATTAATAACATGCCATCTGCATATCAAAACTTACCTTCACCTCAATGGTTTGATTTATTAGGTGAAAGTTATTTAAATGTTGAATGGGATCACAACTGGTTTACAGAAAATACGTATAAAAATTTAGAAACGTATAGTGCAACGAAAAATCTTTTAAATGAATGGCTTAACGGCAGTATGGTTAACAATGCAGAAACGTTCCATAACTCATTAGATTTATTAAATAATGTAGTAGCTCAAGACAACACTTATTTTATAATAGGTAATAACAAGCCGACAATTGGTAAAGTTAGCGTTGAAATGGATGAAACAAATGTAGGTTGGGAACTAGATAATATCAAGGATATTGATTTAGTTAGTGGAGATGGAACTGTGCCATTATTTAGTGCAACAATTGGCAACAATACTCCAGCAGATAGAACGTATTATGTAGCAGAAGAACATGATGGTTTAACTAATAATCAAGATGTTATTATGCAAGTGTTGAACATTTTAAAAGGTGATTCTAATGATCTTGCAGGAAACATTGATAGACTTCCACAAGAAACAAAAATGATAAAGTTAAAAGTTGAAAGTCCAGTAGAATTACACGTTTTAGATGCATTCGGTAAGCATATGGGACCAAATGGTTATTATGTTGAAGAAAAGATTAAAAATGGATCTTACTACTTATTAGGGGAAAATAATCATAAAAAAGTAGCATTCCTTAACAACGGCACATACCAAGTTGTTCTAAAAGGAACAGGTACTGGAACAATGGACTTCACTATGCAAGTGGTAGATGAAAACGATGCAGTACAAAAAACGATTCGTTTTAACGATGTAAACATAACTCCTACTACAATCATTAAAGCGCAAATTGTAAACGAAACAATTGTAATGTTATTAGCTGACTGGAATGGAGACGATGTTGTAGATGAAACGATCTACCCATCTTTACTTCTTAATCAAGTACAAAGTGATGATGAAACTGCTCCTGAGCTTGATGTGATTGTAGACGGCACAAAAGGAAATAATGACTGGTATGTTTCTGACGTAACAGTTGATATGGTAGCAACTGATGCTGAAACTGGAGTAAGTAAAATCGAGTATATTATCAATGAAGGCGGATTAACAAACCTATTCAATCAAAAACTCTCATTTAATCATGATGGAATTTATGAAATCCTTGGAAAAGCTTGGGATAATAATCAAAATTTCAATGAGAAATATATTGAATTGAAAATTGATAAAACAAAACCAACAATTGCTCTATCAACAATGAATAGAGTATACGCATATGGTGAGGAGTTATCAATCGAATACGTTACTAATGATAACTTATCTGGTGTTGCGACAGTCACTGCAGAATTAGACGGAAAACTTTTTGCAAGTGGTGAAACAATTAAGCTAAATAAACAAGGGTTTATAAAACTAAAGATTACTACCGTAGATAATGCCGGAAACATAAACTTTGTTTCAAGACACATTCTTGTTACTGATAAACCTTACTTATTTAGAAGATAA
- a CDS encoding PHD finger domain-containing protein, which translates to MKISKKDYNTFMDWAQKYFRKAREATSDTVLEKFQKEYRTATKRMKKHTKNIGLKAYIGRHIFRNSPWLKSVKGIWQVNPGEDFCAYCLNELDKEIYLFDLNDHYYCDYECMEEMFSLMSELEDDEEKQHLAVEVEEPWDSYWSDCQMLFDQFRDLKPDSRYYVSKEVEATAENHLDILLLIQRIKHVIYSGVYDSVWMNGGHDGPSAWHTYQMLQSLEKDLEKLQELEEKMKDKREPQKVVYRIWNFASTLPEKRSRSMFNRLRRKYKCGEFKEVNASLWDVEDEAVMQYIVGCFKDVRLPYSVEKQLYCELCEKPYSNIETNYNRGKDDYYYCDDCYRYYKDGFK; encoded by the coding sequence ATGAAAATATCAAAAAAAGATTACAACACTTTTATGGATTGGGCACAGAAATATTTTAGGAAGGCTAGAGAAGCGACAAGTGATACGGTACTAGAAAAGTTTCAGAAAGAGTACCGAACTGCAACGAAGCGAATGAAAAAGCATACTAAAAATATTGGTCTAAAAGCATATATAGGTAGGCATATCTTCAGAAACTCGCCTTGGTTAAAAAGTGTAAAAGGGATTTGGCAGGTAAATCCTGGCGAAGACTTTTGTGCCTATTGTTTAAATGAACTTGATAAGGAGATTTACTTATTTGATTTAAATGACCACTACTATTGTGACTATGAATGTATGGAAGAAATGTTTTCATTAATGAGTGAGCTGGAAGACGATGAAGAAAAACAGCACCTCGCTGTAGAAGTAGAAGAGCCGTGGGATAGCTATTGGTCTGATTGCCAAATGTTGTTCGATCAATTTCGCGACTTAAAACCTGATTCAAGATATTACGTATCGAAAGAAGTTGAAGCAACCGCAGAAAATCACCTTGATATTTTATTACTTATCCAAAGAATTAAACATGTCATTTATAGCGGAGTTTATGACTCTGTCTGGATGAATGGTGGTCATGATGGACCGTCCGCTTGGCACACGTATCAAATGCTCCAATCGTTAGAAAAAGATTTAGAAAAGTTACAGGAGTTAGAAGAAAAGATGAAAGATAAGCGTGAACCACAAAAGGTAGTCTACCGTATATGGAATTTTGCTAGTACATTGCCGGAAAAACGATCTAGAAGCATGTTTAATAGGTTAAGACGTAAGTACAAGTGTGGAGAATTTAAGGAAGTGAATGCTAGCTTATGGGACGTAGAGGACGAAGCAGTAATGCAATATATTGTTGGTTGTTTTAAAGATGTGAGATTACCGTATTCTGTTGAAAAGCAATTGTATTGTGAATTATGTGAAAAACCATACAGCAATATTGAAACTAATTATAACCGTGGTAAAGATGATTACTACTACTGTGATGATTGCTATAGGTACTATAAGGATGGGTTTAAGTAA
- a CDS encoding M20/M25/M40 family metallo-hydrolase codes for MKTWNELFIRHGWLITEAKENQFSLEGETAENIKYLTSSLEKARVDHFLISGHLFIYQAPISEEKWIDILDFERRGRTENIWEQADISQLDTYIAGIVRQLNSLGFETTSSCDGHSIRSAKAVVKKTKNIEQLITLVTAINDGSITLRESERCYTINFRCSLPQLLNYAEELSLIDCSTLNEDSEAIKKGHFNTLLEELLSINGESRNESKIRSFIRDYLTPFVDHITEDQYGNLLAEKTFRNGNGPTILLNAHLDTFEAFASERTIVKDGPIWSSSNGILGADDRAGIAILLTVAKFLPQTHFNGKVKFVFTVEEEIGLLGARNVNDYFLWGVDAALVVDRRGKGDIVTSCYGAFPFCDKAYSDFIEKVASDSGMPYWKATSGGSSDTKIWAEHNIQSVNLSAGYMNEHTDDETLDIEASYEVTKLVEAIFLKSNELRATLREINNMKRNINRSPLFRKLIT; via the coding sequence ATGAAAACGTGGAATGAATTATTTATTCGTCATGGTTGGTTAATAACAGAAGCTAAGGAGAATCAGTTTAGTTTGGAAGGGGAAACAGCAGAAAATATAAAATATCTAACTTCAAGCTTAGAGAAAGCTCGTGTAGATCATTTTTTAATTAGTGGTCACTTATTTATTTACCAAGCTCCAATTAGTGAAGAAAAGTGGATTGATATCTTAGATTTTGAGCGTCGCGGAAGAACAGAAAATATATGGGAACAAGCCGACATTTCCCAATTAGATACGTATATTGCTGGAATCGTTCGTCAACTTAACAGTTTAGGCTTTGAAACAACTAGCTCATGTGACGGCCATTCTATAAGAAGTGCAAAGGCAGTAGTAAAAAAGACAAAGAACATAGAACAGTTGATAACATTAGTAACAGCAATAAATGATGGCTCCATCACGTTACGTGAATCTGAAAGATGTTACACAATTAATTTCCGTTGTTCTCTTCCGCAATTATTAAATTATGCCGAAGAACTTAGTCTGATTGATTGCTCGACCTTAAATGAAGACAGTGAGGCAATTAAAAAAGGACACTTCAACACCTTATTAGAAGAATTACTATCTATTAATGGAGAAAGTCGGAATGAAAGTAAAATTAGGTCGTTTATTCGTGATTATTTGACTCCATTTGTTGATCATATAACGGAAGACCAATATGGTAATTTATTAGCGGAAAAGACGTTTCGAAATGGTAATGGGCCGACAATTTTATTAAATGCTCATTTAGATACATTTGAAGCATTTGCTTCGGAGCGAACAATAGTTAAAGATGGTCCGATTTGGAGTAGTAGCAATGGTATTTTAGGTGCTGATGACAGAGCCGGAATTGCAATACTATTAACCGTGGCAAAATTTCTCCCACAAACACATTTTAATGGAAAAGTAAAATTTGTTTTTACGGTTGAAGAAGAGATAGGGTTGCTTGGTGCAAGAAACGTAAACGATTATTTTCTTTGGGGAGTAGACGCTGCACTAGTCGTTGATCGCCGCGGTAAAGGTGACATTGTGACCTCTTGCTATGGTGCATTTCCATTTTGTGATAAAGCCTATAGTGATTTCATTGAAAAGGTAGCAAGTGATAGTGGGATGCCTTATTGGAAAGCAACTTCAGGTGGAAGCAGTGATACAAAAATATGGGCTGAGCATAATATTCAAAGCGTTAACCTATCTGCTGGTTATATGAATGAACACACAGACGATGAAACCTTAGATATTGAAGCTTCCTATGAAGTTACGAAACTAGTTGAAGCTATCTTCTTAAAAAGTAACGAATTAAGGGCAACGCTTCGAGAGATAAATAATATGAAAAGAAATATAAATAGGTCTCCTTTATTCCGTAAACTTATTACGTAA
- a CDS encoding helix-turn-helix domain-containing protein, with the protein MKTLRLSKLSEEELLDLEQELLSQRSEDMPMTGQKLVELYEVLYRKVRKNRDSEYQYILEEIKRKLLLNLVQYGTYLKTEMSQDDTLAKQTLKKALSYDRDIPQANYRLGFLSYKEANYTDAISYFENALSSSTSTFKLTEQQRYHAQLYLVNSALYIVQNTQSILEEQGEISPIPTAELSPLYEKIMKNNNYLSENAFTATSATGSRQCSPADVEEIIDYESNRLILYFSDQQISVSYRGKETSLSVNQGELLRYLLLFSSKDTPVTKHAFFDLFSNSNNNDEIPNNTYTQNITRLRSKLASLITGTTLIENSRVQKNIAYYYTELHPYTVIYRSDRSFILS; encoded by the coding sequence ATGAAAACACTTCGACTTTCAAAGTTATCGGAAGAAGAATTACTCGATTTGGAACAAGAATTACTCTCCCAGCGGTCGGAAGATATGCCTATGACGGGTCAAAAACTAGTTGAATTATATGAAGTGTTATATCGGAAAGTTCGAAAAAACAGAGACAGTGAATACCAATATATCTTAGAGGAAATCAAAAGAAAATTATTACTTAACCTTGTGCAGTATGGTACATATTTAAAGACGGAAATGTCACAAGATGATACGCTTGCTAAACAAACTTTGAAAAAAGCACTTTCTTATGACCGAGATATCCCACAAGCAAATTATCGACTCGGATTCCTTTCCTATAAAGAAGCGAATTATACAGATGCAATTTCGTATTTTGAAAACGCGCTGTCCTCATCAACCTCTACCTTTAAACTCACTGAGCAGCAACGATATCATGCACAATTATATTTAGTGAATAGTGCTCTTTATATTGTCCAAAACACACAGAGTATTTTAGAAGAACAAGGGGAAATCTCTCCCATTCCTACTGCTGAACTGTCACCACTTTATGAAAAAATCATGAAAAATAATAACTATTTATCGGAAAACGCATTTACAGCAACAAGTGCAACTGGTAGCAGGCAATGTTCTCCTGCGGATGTTGAAGAAATAATAGATTACGAATCAAATAGATTAATCCTTTATTTTTCTGATCAGCAAATTTCTGTCTCTTATAGAGGTAAAGAGACTTCATTAAGTGTAAATCAAGGGGAGTTACTACGTTATTTACTATTGTTTAGTTCAAAAGATACCCCTGTTACCAAGCATGCGTTCTTTGACCTTTTTAGTAATAGCAATAACAATGATGAGATTCCTAATAATACTTACACCCAAAATATCACGAGACTTCGCAGCAAACTTGCATCACTTATTACCGGGACCACGTTAATTGAAAATTCAAGAGTTCAAAAAAATATTGCATACTATTATACGGAGTTACATCCGTATACTGTAATTTATCGAAGCGACCGCTCATTTATCTTATCTTAA
- a CDS encoding permease has product MLNDFFQSFLWIALELTVLFIVVSFVINLLQGLLPFEKIEQKLSGKNKAFAALAALLFAFITPFCSCSTIPVVVGMLKKKLPFGIVMIFLFASPVLDPTILTIMGVILGWKVAFIYTIVTATLAVLIGFTLEALGFERAVKNVVIKGGKQETKRFNVKEAWQETVVLMKEVFPYLLLGAGIGAAIHGLVPTDWIANTLGSEKWWLVPVAAIIGIPLYIRLSTMIPISQILITNGMATGSVMALLISSAGASLPEIILLKSIFKKELVITFIISVFTMASLSGFIFYLI; this is encoded by the coding sequence ATGTTAAACGATTTTTTTCAAAGCTTTTTATGGATTGCACTTGAGTTAACTGTCTTGTTTATCGTTGTTTCTTTTGTCATTAATTTGCTACAAGGTTTACTGCCTTTTGAAAAAATCGAGCAAAAACTTTCTGGCAAAAACAAAGCTTTTGCCGCTTTAGCTGCACTACTTTTCGCCTTCATAACCCCATTTTGCTCCTGCTCAACGATCCCAGTAGTCGTAGGTATGTTAAAGAAAAAATTGCCGTTCGGGATTGTCATGATCTTTTTATTTGCTTCCCCTGTGCTCGATCCAACTATTTTAACCATTATGGGTGTTATTTTAGGGTGGAAGGTAGCTTTTATTTACACAATCGTTACCGCAACACTTGCCGTTCTCATCGGTTTCACTTTAGAAGCACTTGGGTTTGAGCGGGCTGTCAAAAATGTTGTCATTAAAGGTGGCAAGCAAGAAACGAAAAGATTTAATGTAAAAGAAGCATGGCAAGAAACAGTCGTACTAATGAAAGAAGTTTTTCCATATCTTTTACTAGGCGCTGGTATTGGTGCAGCTATTCACGGCTTAGTTCCTACAGATTGGATTGCCAACACATTAGGAAGTGAAAAATGGTGGCTCGTTCCCGTTGCCGCAATTATCGGTATCCCACTATATATTCGCCTCTCAACCATGATCCCGATATCCCAAATTTTAATTACGAATGGAATGGCAACTGGATCTGTCATGGCTTTACTCATTAGTTCAGCAGGTGCCAGTTTACCAGAGATTATTTTATTAAAATCGATATTCAAAAAAGAACTAGTCATTACGTTTATAATCTCCGTCTTTACGATGGCATCCCTTTCAGGATTTATTTTCTATTTAATATAA
- a CDS encoding ArsR/SmtB family transcription factor encodes MKKEIPLIDLSLEKTLETYEKKFKALADKKRLQILNILTARGEVCVCDLAPEMDMPQSKLSYHLKMLLDANLITREKRGTWNFYKVNEKEVNHLLSEELCCLFRPDSK; translated from the coding sequence ATGAAAAAAGAAATCCCTTTAATTGATCTATCTTTAGAAAAAACACTTGAAACATACGAGAAGAAGTTCAAAGCGCTTGCTGATAAAAAGAGGCTGCAGATTTTGAACATTTTAACTGCTCGCGGCGAAGTTTGTGTTTGTGATTTAGCTCCTGAAATGGATATGCCACAGTCAAAGCTTTCTTACCATTTAAAGATGCTACTTGATGCTAATTTAATTACCAGAGAAAAGCGCGGGACTTGGAACTTCTATAAAGTAAATGAAAAAGAAGTGAATCACTTACTATCTGAAGAGCTTTGTTGTTTATTTCGCCCAGATAGCAAGTAA